TGCCGAGTACGTCGTAGACCTTCCGCTGATCGTACGCCCCGTCGCCATAGAAGGTCCGCACGGGGCGATCGATCTGCTGCAAGAGCGGCTCTACCTGATCGGCGTCGTGGACGTTATTCTCCGTCAGCACCTCGGCGACAATCTCGTGCGTGTCCGGGTCGATCGCCAGGTGCAGCTTCCGCCACGTCCGCCGCTTGCCCACGCCGTGCTGGCGGACCTTCCATTCCCCTTCGCCGTAGATCTTCAGGCCCGTGCTGTCGACGACCACATCCAAGGGGCCACGCGTCTGAGACACATCGATCGATACTCCCATTCTCGCGGCCCGCTTGGCCAGCGAGGTGAAGTCGGGGATCGTAATCTGGGCACCCAGCAGCGTGGCCAGCGCGCGGCCCAGGCCCTCGGTCTGACGGTAGGGCAGGCGGAACAGTTCGCGGAGGGCGAGCAAGCACTCGATGGCCCGATCGCTGTACTTGAATGGGCGGCCGTTCTTCTTCTCGGCGTTGTCGTGCTCCCACTCGTCGAGCGTGTTTTGGCTGAACCAGAAGGTCACGTCGCCGCGGCGCACCAACGCTTCGTTGTATTCCCGCCAGTTCGTGATCTGGTAAGTCGCTTTCTTCCCCGCATTCGGCCTGCTAGCATCCACCGTGGCCATCGCGTTCGCTCCTGCAAGAGACCGGAGACTCCATCCTGGAGCGAATTACGCGGCAGATTGAGCGGTTGTTCGACAAGGCCAATCGTGCCGCGAGCTTCAATCGTGCGGCCGGCTTACTCCTACCTGCGCCGCGATTGAGCCGGATCATAACTTGAGCTGGTCTGCGTGAAAGAACGATCGTAGCAAGGGCTGGTTGAAATGCGTGTCGCCCACGGCTTCGATCACGGCGTCGTTGAGGTGCTCGACATTGTCGGGCACGAAGTTCGCCAGGGGCGTGTACATGGCGTGGCTCCAGAGGGCCTC
The Pirellulales bacterium genome window above contains:
- a CDS encoding IS5 family transposase; its protein translation is MATVDASRPNAGKKATYQITNWREYNEALVRRGDVTFWFSQNTLDEWEHDNAEKKNGRPFKYSDRAIECLLALRELFRLPYRQTEGLGRALATLLGAQITIPDFTSLAKRAARMGVSIDVSQTRGPLDVVVDSTGLKIYGEGEWKVRQHGVGKRRTWRKLHLAIDPDTHEIVAEVLTENNVHDADQVEPLLQQIDRPVRTFYGDGAYDQRKVYDVLGTRGVDTIIPPRKNAKIAQHGNSSADPLPRDECIRQIRRDGRKAWKKSIGYHRRSLAETAMHRFKCSFGDRLKNRVAPNQRAETSLRCKLLNHFSHLGMPRFTWS